From a region of the Candidatus Abyssobacteria bacterium SURF_5 genome:
- a CDS encoding enoyl-CoA hydratase/isomerase family protein yields MAYKDYDCLKIRIDRGVAFITIDHPPINLFDLSLMQEMDRIGQELEADPEVRVIVFDSANPEFFIAHADVTLIQTLPTEVPPKSSELAPFHMMVDRFRTMPKASIAKIEGRARGGGSEFVLSLDMRFAALGKAYLAQPEVAIGIIPGGSGTQRLPRLLGRGRALEVVLGCEDFPADLAERYGYVNRALPPDELGPFVERLAYRIASFPAEAIALVKASVNASELPTREGLLEEAHYFNQSLATKPAQERMARFIELGGQTREIELDLNSLVDKLR; encoded by the coding sequence ATGGCATACAAAGACTACGACTGTCTAAAGATCCGGATTGACCGCGGCGTGGCGTTCATAACCATCGACCACCCGCCGATAAACCTTTTTGATCTCTCGCTCATGCAGGAGATGGACCGGATCGGACAGGAACTCGAAGCGGACCCCGAAGTCCGCGTCATTGTATTCGACAGCGCAAACCCGGAATTTTTCATCGCTCATGCAGACGTCACGCTTATTCAGACGCTGCCGACCGAAGTTCCTCCAAAATCATCCGAACTTGCCCCGTTCCACATGATGGTGGATCGATTCCGCACAATGCCGAAGGCGAGCATCGCGAAGATCGAGGGCCGCGCTCGCGGAGGCGGCAGCGAGTTTGTGCTGTCGCTCGACATGCGCTTTGCGGCATTGGGAAAGGCATATCTTGCCCAACCCGAGGTCGCAATCGGCATCATTCCCGGCGGCAGTGGAACCCAGCGGCTCCCGCGCCTGCTGGGCCGCGGACGCGCGCTCGAGGTGGTCCTTGGTTGCGAGGATTTCCCGGCGGACCTGGCTGAGCGATATGGTTATGTGAATCGAGCTCTGCCGCCTGACGAACTGGGCCCGTTTGTCGAGCGGCTGGCCTACCGGATCGCTTCATTTCCCGCCGAGGCGATCGCGTTGGTGAAAGCATCAGTCAACGCCTCGGAATTGCCGACCCGCGAAGGTCTTCTCGAAGAAGCCCATTATTTCAACCAGTCATTGGCGACCAAACCGGCCCAGGAGCGAATGGCAAGATTCATCGAACTCGGGGGGCAGACCCGCGAGATTGAGCTGGACCTGAATTCACTGGTCGACAAGCTGCGCTGA
- a CDS encoding ATP-dependent acyl-CoA ligase, with the protein MTDAPQLNYFSDLIEFQAEQHANKPYILHGDLVVTFGEYNRATARAANGLASHGARPGDGVAILMGNCPEYLYLFYGLPRGGFYSVPINVALKGDGLRYILENSEVKYLVVDDDLYPKFAELAQPVGAIRKVFVRRTQNSTLPLGTFDLNDDLISASPEKPAHLIEPNAITHLMYTSGTTGFPKGVVNRNRLGGVMQFMMLSNFMIQEDDTLYTCLPLFHANALVLTSGLSMCRGVTFGLEKRFSASKFWEPIRRYGATQFNALGAMIPILMKQPQRPDDADNPVRLVNSAACPANLWEPFEKRFGVKIWEAYGAVDGGGVLIMNLGTAPVGSCGKPLPGMVWKLIDDNGNEVPQGGIGELVTQVPDRDSRPVEYYKNPEASAKKVKGDWIYSGDLFYTDADGNLYFVDRKTDSMRRRGENISSFEVENIIEKHPAVAESAAFGVPSELGEDEVMIWVKPKEGVKLDLKDLMRHCAENMAYFMVPRFVDVVDEIPRTGTLRVTKADMKKRGVTKRTWDREREMPEFKLQKK; encoded by the coding sequence ATGACTGACGCACCGCAACTAAATTATTTCTCCGATCTCATCGAATTTCAGGCTGAGCAGCACGCGAACAAGCCATACATCTTGCATGGCGATCTCGTGGTTACGTTCGGTGAATACAACCGGGCCACCGCGCGAGCCGCAAACGGCTTGGCCTCGCACGGGGCGCGTCCCGGCGATGGAGTCGCTATCTTGATGGGCAACTGTCCCGAATATCTGTACCTTTTCTACGGATTGCCGCGCGGCGGGTTTTACAGCGTTCCCATCAACGTCGCGCTGAAAGGAGACGGCCTCCGGTATATCCTGGAAAACTCGGAAGTGAAATATCTGGTAGTAGACGACGACCTGTATCCGAAATTCGCCGAACTCGCTCAGCCGGTGGGGGCCATCAGAAAGGTCTTTGTCCGCCGGACTCAGAACAGCACGCTCCCGCTCGGGACATTCGATCTCAACGATGATCTTATAAGCGCCTCGCCCGAAAAACCGGCGCACCTGATTGAGCCGAACGCAATCACGCACCTGATGTATACATCGGGCACTACCGGCTTCCCAAAGGGCGTGGTCAACCGGAACCGGCTCGGCGGCGTCATGCAGTTCATGATGCTCTCCAACTTCATGATCCAGGAGGACGACACCCTCTACACGTGTCTTCCCCTGTTCCACGCGAACGCGCTGGTGTTGACATCCGGCCTCTCAATGTGCAGAGGCGTTACCTTTGGATTGGAAAAACGGTTTTCGGCCTCAAAGTTCTGGGAACCGATCCGGCGCTATGGCGCGACCCAGTTCAACGCGCTTGGTGCGATGATCCCGATCTTAATGAAGCAGCCGCAGCGGCCGGACGACGCGGATAATCCCGTGCGTCTGGTCAATTCAGCGGCGTGTCCGGCCAACCTGTGGGAGCCGTTCGAAAAACGATTTGGCGTAAAAATCTGGGAGGCATACGGCGCCGTCGACGGCGGCGGTGTCTTGATCATGAATCTGGGAACTGCGCCGGTCGGCTCATGCGGCAAGCCGCTCCCCGGAATGGTTTGGAAGCTCATCGACGACAACGGCAACGAGGTCCCGCAAGGCGGCATCGGTGAATTGGTTACGCAAGTGCCCGATCGGGACTCGCGCCCGGTGGAATACTACAAAAATCCCGAGGCCTCCGCGAAAAAAGTCAAAGGCGATTGGATATATTCGGGCGACCTGTTCTATACGGATGCGGATGGAAATCTTTATTTTGTCGACCGCAAGACCGACTCGATGCGGAGACGCGGCGAAAATATTTCATCATTCGAAGTGGAAAACATTATTGAAAAACATCCGGCCGTTGCAGAATCGGCCGCCTTCGGCGTGCCGTCGGAACTCGGCGAGGATGAAGTCATGATCTGGGTCAAACCGAAAGAAGGAGTGAAGCTCGACCTCAAGGACCTCATGCGCCACTGCGCCGAAAATATGGCGTACTTCATGGTCCCGCGGTTTGTCGATGTGGTTGATGAAATCCCCCGCACCGGCACGCTTCGCGTGACCAAAGCCGACATGAAAAAACGCGGTGTCACCAAGAGAACCTGGGACCGCGAAAGAGAGATGCCGGAATTCAAACTGCAGAAGAAGTAA
- a CDS encoding 4Fe-4S dicluster domain-containing protein, with the protein MTIDKQFMFRPRIHWGKIKIDEEKCIGCGQCSDNCPGKVPVVGDDGKARMGREECITCSNCVVTCPEEAITVAETFYVEEGFYKTTPADIPYKYPAPPKDVNGKTAEYTAMEKAVFERRSNRNFKKDPVPEHLIRRVLEAGRMAPSTGNCQPWRFIVITDTAFLDELAARIQMLAQMASTMYRTDEMLDALVAQYEMEPQPGMFDPRVQGGIYAVGEGILPVFLNTPALIILLGDERAIGGPEINIGICGTNMTLVANSLGLGACWVGFVNLVNMMDDMKQRLGIEPPYKVIASLAIGYPAFKQHGMVAREAKPVTWFRPGAASSEVEY; encoded by the coding sequence ATGACCATAGACAAGCAGTTCATGTTTCGGCCCAGGATTCATTGGGGCAAAATCAAGATCGACGAAGAGAAATGCATCGGGTGCGGCCAATGCTCCGATAACTGCCCCGGCAAGGTGCCGGTCGTCGGCGATGACGGAAAGGCGCGGATGGGGCGCGAGGAATGTATCACCTGCTCGAACTGTGTGGTAACGTGTCCGGAAGAGGCAATCACAGTCGCCGAAACATTCTACGTCGAGGAGGGATTCTATAAGACCACCCCCGCTGATATCCCGTACAAATATCCCGCTCCCCCGAAGGACGTCAACGGCAAAACGGCTGAGTATACCGCAATGGAAAAGGCCGTATTTGAAAGGCGCAGCAACCGAAATTTCAAAAAAGACCCCGTGCCCGAACATCTGATACGGCGCGTGCTTGAAGCCGGCCGCATGGCCCCGAGCACCGGCAACTGCCAGCCGTGGCGCTTCATTGTCATAACCGACACGGCTTTTCTCGATGAACTGGCCGCACGTATTCAAATGCTCGCCCAGATGGCAAGCACGATGTATCGGACGGACGAGATGCTCGACGCTCTCGTGGCGCAATACGAGATGGAGCCCCAACCCGGAATGTTCGACCCGCGCGTGCAGGGCGGCATTTACGCGGTCGGCGAAGGTATCCTGCCGGTATTCCTGAATACGCCCGCGCTGATCATCCTGCTGGGAGACGAGCGCGCCATCGGCGGGCCCGAAATCAATATCGGCATCTGCGGCACCAACATGACGCTCGTGGCCAATTCCCTCGGGCTCGGCGCCTGCTGGGTGGGATTCGTCAACCTGGTCAACATGATGGACGACATGAAACAGAGATTGGGCATCGAGCCGCCATACAAGGTAATAGCCTCTCTGGCCATCGGATATCCCGCATTCAAGCAGCATGGTATGGTCGCTCGCGAGGCCAAGCCGGTAACCTGGTTCCGTCCGGGCGCTGCATCCTCGGAAGTCGAATATTAG
- a CDS encoding acyl-CoA dehydrogenase: MGFFLDLNVNLTNEQIALREEVHRFAAEVMRPAADKLDKMASPADVIAKNSILWDVIRQSRELGYHTRGLPEELGGLGLTPAEGNIIGEELGWGSPGLSVCMGAGSMPFMFAAMFGGPQMIEEFVIPFRDDKKGEYIGCWAITEPEHGGGDQLYIGSKRPDIPLIRHNTRAKLDGDHWVINGQKSAWVSNGTIATHAMLHASIDGTEDQRDAAIFFVPLNLKGVTKGKPLDKVGQRDLNQGEVYFDDVHIPRHYMLVGPEMLEPVTDIILSGANGGMSTTFTGVARAAFEEALEYTKVRVAGAKIISQHQLIQKKLFDMFTKVESARALARAVNGYNAQTMPPEPHYAMAAKVHNTQIAFEVASDALQILAGNGLSREYPIERIFRDARAALIEDGDNDTLSLGGARFILERYGQSGASGSGSMSAPTIL, translated from the coding sequence ATGGGCTTTTTTCTCGACCTGAACGTCAATCTGACCAACGAACAAATTGCGCTCAGAGAAGAGGTGCACAGGTTCGCTGCGGAAGTGATGCGGCCGGCCGCGGACAAGTTGGATAAGATGGCGAGTCCCGCCGACGTGATTGCAAAAAACTCGATTCTTTGGGACGTCATTCGCCAGTCGCGCGAGCTGGGTTATCACACGCGCGGATTGCCGGAAGAGCTCGGCGGACTCGGCCTCACTCCCGCCGAAGGCAACATCATCGGGGAGGAACTCGGCTGGGGCAGCCCCGGACTGTCGGTTTGCATGGGAGCCGGGAGCATGCCGTTCATGTTCGCTGCAATGTTCGGCGGTCCTCAGATGATTGAGGAGTTTGTCATCCCGTTCCGCGACGACAAAAAAGGCGAATATATCGGCTGCTGGGCGATCACCGAGCCTGAGCACGGTGGCGGCGATCAGCTTTACATCGGCTCAAAAAGGCCCGACATCCCTCTCATACGCCACAACACGAGAGCCAAGCTCGATGGCGATCACTGGGTGATCAACGGCCAGAAATCGGCATGGGTCTCGAATGGCACAATAGCCACGCATGCCATGCTGCATGCGAGCATCGACGGAACCGAAGACCAGCGCGATGCCGCCATCTTTTTCGTGCCGCTGAATCTCAAAGGCGTCACAAAAGGCAAGCCGCTGGACAAGGTCGGGCAGCGCGACCTGAACCAGGGCGAGGTTTATTTTGATGATGTTCACATTCCAAGGCATTACATGCTGGTCGGCCCGGAAATGCTCGAGCCGGTGACCGACATCATTCTTTCCGGCGCCAACGGCGGCATGTCTACCACCTTCACCGGCGTCGCGCGTGCCGCATTTGAAGAGGCACTCGAATATACGAAGGTGCGCGTGGCGGGGGCAAAGATTATTTCGCAGCATCAACTCATACAGAAGAAGTTATTCGACATGTTTACAAAAGTAGAAAGCGCGCGCGCGCTTGCTCGCGCAGTGAACGGGTATAACGCCCAGACGATGCCGCCCGAACCGCATTATGCAATGGCGGCGAAAGTGCATAATACGCAGATCGCTTTCGAGGTGGCCAGCGACGCGCTCCAAATTCTTGCCGGAAACGGCCTCAGCCGCGAATATCCAATCGAGCGGATTTTCCGGGATGCCCGGGCCGCGTTGATCGAGGACGGCGACAACGATACGTTAAGTCTCGGCGGCGCCCGTTTTATACTCGAACGTTACGGACAATCAGGGGCTTCCGGCTCCGGCTCGATGTCGGCTCCGACAATTTTATGA
- a CDS encoding TetR family transcriptional regulator translates to MISPARHTRPIEPDRQSQIIEAALKLIARNGSHNVSIQDIATEARISKGAVLHYFPTKEELFASAFREFFHQFFERTKNTMAQHDDPLQKLRCIGDWLFDENDATVRMGYPLYLECMSRALYEKLFHRLFHDWVTSWIDLLRDAIEEGIRRGCFKSDINPEDTARAISAFCQGVASRWYLDRDHHLTAWARDTLKNYTEGLLWKKRGEIPNIDRT, encoded by the coding sequence GTGATCTCGCCCGCACGACACACCCGCCCGATCGAGCCGGACAGGCAGTCACAGATAATCGAGGCTGCGCTGAAGCTGATCGCCCGCAACGGCAGTCATAACGTGAGTATTCAGGACATCGCAACCGAGGCCAGAATCTCCAAGGGCGCGGTTCTCCATTACTTCCCGACAAAAGAAGAACTCTTTGCCTCAGCCTTTCGCGAATTTTTCCATCAATTCTTCGAACGAACAAAAAATACAATGGCTCAGCACGACGACCCGCTCCAAAAACTGCGTTGCATCGGCGACTGGCTCTTCGACGAAAACGACGCCACGGTGCGGATGGGATACCCTCTCTATTTGGAATGCATGTCGAGAGCATTGTATGAGAAGCTGTTTCATCGCCTCTTCCATGACTGGGTCACCAGTTGGATCGACCTGCTCAGGGACGCGATCGAGGAGGGGATCAGGCGCGGCTGCTTCAAGAGCGACATAAATCCGGAAGACACGGCTCGAGCGATTTCGGCTTTCTGCCAGGGAGTTGCCTCGCGCTGGTATCTGGACCGCGACCACCACCTGACGGCATGGGCAAGGGATACACTGAAAAATTATACGGAGGGACTGCTGTGGAAAAAAAGAGGAGAAATTCCCAATATTGACCGAACCTGA